A window from Heterodontus francisci isolate sHetFra1 chromosome 4, sHetFra1.hap1, whole genome shotgun sequence encodes these proteins:
- the LOC137368827 gene encoding sperm acrosomal protein FSA-ACR.1-like gives MCTEERHIGESCGGERHTAERHTGERRTGERRTGERCTAERHKGEAQRRGTQERGIQGRGTQQRGTQQRGTQERGTQERGTQERGTQERGTQERAVEERAVEERGTQERTTQERTTQERTTQERTTQEGTTQERTTQQRGA, from the coding sequence ATGTGCACAGAAGAGAGGCACATAGGAGAGAGCTGCggaggagagagacacacagcagagaggcacacaggggagaggcgcACAGGGGAGAGGCgcacaggggagaggtgcacagCGGAGAGGCACAAAGGAGAGGCACAAaggagaggcacacaggagagaggtatCCAGGGGAGAGGCACACAGCAGAGAGGCACACAgcagagaggcacacaggagagaggcacacaggagagaggcacacaggagagaggcacacaggagagaggcacgcaggagagagcagtggaggagagagcagtggaggagagaggcacacaggagagaacCACACAGGAGAGAACCACACAGGAGAGAACCACACAGGAGAGAACCACACAGGAGGGAACCACACAGGAGAGAACCACACAGCAGAGAGGCGCATAG